A genomic region of Arachis stenosperma cultivar V10309 chromosome 9, arast.V10309.gnm1.PFL2, whole genome shotgun sequence contains the following coding sequences:
- the LOC130950235 gene encoding replication protein A 70 kDa DNA-binding subunit C-like — protein MPPPFDMISKMHPPREAWRLKVRVLRLWVVPSFGNHEVPNSMEMILLDEHCGKIQATVKKPLLNRFRDHIVEGQVYRMAYFTVVSNHGSYRATSHEFKLVFLHRTTVVAVDEDVIPRTCFNMFPFSELLNMTQDYDFLVDVIGLLTSVGEEKEYAKEGKIVKMIALELTSKDVTVRCALFGDYVNQVNNFLASGYVEQPVVVIQLAKVKFFRGQVGVQNVMYATQMLFNPDIPEVVEFRQSMIDQGVNGTHPLFIANEGKVLSLEDDFMRLTRKCTIEELQDNNQEGSFIIFGAIQGIVEDGGWWYSACVCGKGIYPQNGAYYCDFCLKHITNVTPRFKIKIIVEDHTGEGIFLLFDREASYLLKKSCADLFTELICGDTYPPIFQVLIGKKLLLKVDTKGVPQDTFYGTFRVRRICDDSTIIAMFELPDYDADDECTPKKENDLHKYVPCGKGDVGIKKEFSDTFIKSEKDAGECPGILCKSPILIDFLAGKQPAVSGVTEFVALNDGEYGKDEKTPSNNAVSDDLSAELDILLSSVEKETQEVLSHVVDSSSQYGEKLIHENHVVSCKGKRNLNPQFEEAAVDVDGRGLKVAKVNGV, from the exons ATGCCTCCTCCATTTGATATGATTTCTAAGATGCATCCTCCTAGAGAGGCTTGGAGGCTGAAAGTTAGGGTTCTTAGGCTTTGGGTTGTACCCTCTTTTGGTAACCATGAGGTTCCTAACTCAATGGAGATGATTCTCCTTGATGAGCAT TGTGGAAAAATACAAGCTACAGTCAAGAAACCACTGCTTAATAGGTTTAGGGATCATATAGTTGAGGGACAAGTTTATAGAATGGCATATTTTACTGTTGTCTCAAATCATGGTAGTTATAGAGCAACTTCTCATGAATTCAAATTGGTTTTCCTTCACCGAACCACTGTTGTAGCTGTTGATGAAGATGTAATCCCTAGGACTTGTTTCAACATGTTTCCTTTTTCTGAGCTGTTGAACATGACCCAAGATTATGATTTCTTAGTTG ATGTCATCGGTCTTTTAACTTCAGTCggagaagagaaagaatatGCAAAAGAGgggaaaattgtgaaaatgattgCATTGGAATTAACTTCAAAAGA TGTTACAGTGCGATGTGCATTGTTTGGGGATTATGTTAATCAAGTGAATAATTTTCTTGCCTCTGGCTATGTGGAGCAGCCTGTTGTGGTGATTCAGCTTGCAAAAGTCAAGTTCTTTAGGG GTCAAGTAGGTGTTCAAAATGTCATGTATGCGACTCAAATGTTATTTAATCCTGATATTCCTGAAGTTGTTGAGTTCAGGCAGAG tatGATTGATCAAGGTGTGAATGGTACCCATCCTCTGTTTATTGCAAATGAGGGTAAAGTTCTCTCATTGGAAGATGATTTCATGCGTTTAACTAGGAAATGCACTATTGAAGAGCTTCAAGATAACAATCAG GAGGGTTCTTTTATCATCTTTGGTGCAATTCAAGGTATTGTTGAGGATGGAGGTTGGTGGTATTCTGCGTGTGTGTGTGGGAAGGGTATCTATCCTCAGAATGGTGCATATTACTGTGATTTTTGTTTGAAGCACATAACTAATGTGACTCCAAG atttaaaattaaaataatagttGAAGATCATACTGGTGAGGGTATTTTCCTTCTCTTTGATCGTGAGGCATCTTATTTGCTTAAGAAGTCATGTGCTGACTTGTTTACTGAG CTTATATGTGGGGATACTTATCCTCCCATATTTCAAGTGCTCATTGGAAAGAAGTTGCTTCTCAAGGTTGATACCAAAGGTGTCCCACAGGATACATTTTATGGGACTTTCCGAGTTAGGAGAATTTGTGATGATTCAACTATTATTGCGATGTTTGAACTTCCCGATTATGACGCTGATGACGAGTGTACTCCAAAAAAG GAGAATGATTTGCACAAATATGTTCCTTGTGGAAAAGGGGATGTTGGTATTAAGAAGGAGTTTTCAGATACTTTtatcaagagtgagaaagatGCTGGTGAGTGTCCTGGGATTTTGTGTAAATCCCCGATTCTTATTGATTTTTTAGCTGGAAAACAGCCTGCTGTTTCTGGAGTGACTGAGTTTGTTGCCTTAAATGATGGTGAATATGGAAAAGATGAGAAAACACCCAGCAATAATGCTGTTAGTGATGATCTTTCTGCTGAACTCGATATATTGCTTAGCTCAGTGGAAAAAGAAACTCAG GAGGTGTTGTCCCATGTTGTTGATTCATCTTCGCAATATGGAGAGAAGCTTATTCATGAGAATCATGTTGTCAGTTGCAAGGGAAAGAGGAATTTGAATCCTCAATTTGAAGAGGCTGCTGTTGATGTAGATGGGCGTGGGTTGAAGGTTGCCAAGGTTAATGGAGTTTGA
- the LOC130950234 gene encoding protein MAIN-LIKE 1-like: protein MRLDERYVPYLQMAGLYHLARLNDRWFRLDEPLVSAFVERWRPETHTFHMPFGECTITLQDVAYQLGLPVDGDYVSGCLTDFHLYIEGGRPAWQWFHELLGVLPPENQVQKFAVNCTWFQETFAECPDGADEETVRRFARAYIMMLLGTQLFADKSSNCIHIRWLPYVARLEEMGRYSWASAALAWMYMCMCRVANRHVVKLAGPLQLLQSWIFWRFPTLRPFGYDEISWPLASRWSGYNPGISNKGPRVQMARMKIDLLQPRQFIWMPYSALDVIQVVHPEVLEPRHTMLWRCRTSLVYFAVVEWHQVDRVLPQFGGVQPTPSPALNIDFLMSKDGRGGDRWFPAQYPEWHLHWQERTDHIL from the exons ATGCGTCTTGATGAGAGGTACGTTCCGTACTTGCAGATGGCCGGACTGTACCATCTTGCGAGACTGAACGACAGATGGTTCCGACTAGACGAGCCCCTAGTCAGCGCATTCGTCGAGAGGTGGCGGCCTGAGACGCACACCTTCCACATGCCGTTCGGAGAGTGCACTATCACGCTTCAGGACGTCGCATACCAGCTGGGGTTGCCAGTCGACGGAGATTACGTTAGTGGTTGCCTTACCGACTTCCACCTTTACATTGAGGGTGGGAGACCTGCTTGGCAGTGGTTCCATGAGTTGCTCGGTGTTTTACCTCCCGAGAACCAGGTGCAGAAATTCGCAGTCAACTGCACCTGGTTTCAGGAGACATTTGCAGAGTGTCCAGACGGGGCAGATGAGGAGACAGTTAGGCGCTTTGCCCGGGCCTATATCATGATGTTATTGGGTACGCAGCTGTTTGCCGACAAGTCCAGCAATTGTATACACATCAGATGGCTACCTTATGTTGCTCGGCTTGAGGAGATGGGTCGCTACAGTTGGGCGTCGGCGGCACTAGCATGGATGTACATGTGCATGTGCCGAGTCGCCAACAGACATGTGGTGAAGTTAGCTGGCCCGTTACAGTTATTACAGTCTTGGATCTTCTGGAGGTTTCCCACTCTTAGACCATTTGGGTATGATGAGATCAGCTGGCCCCTTGCCTCGAG ATGGTCTGGTTACAATCCTGGGATTAGCAACAAGGGACCTCGGGTACAGATGGCTCGCATGAAGATCGACTTGTTACAGCCTCGGCAG TTCATATGGATGCCCTACAGCGCACTCGACGTCATCCAGGTTGTCCATCCTGAGGTCTTGGAGCCTCGGCATACCATGTTATGGCGATGCAGAACGTCCCTGGTTTATTTTGCGGTTGTCGAGTGGCATCAGGTTGATAGAGTTTTACCTCAGTTTGGCGGCGTTCAGCCCACACCGTCTCCCGCCCTGAACATCGACTTCCTGATGTCGAAGGACGGGAGAGGAGGTGACCGTTGGTTCCCGGCACAGTACCCTGAGTGGCATCTTCACTGGCAGGAGCGTACGGATCACATTCTATAG